The stretch of DNA aacgagagagtCACTGACATTGATGTCAGcttgtccttttgtggcagggctgaaatgcagtggaaatgttttttggggggatccagttcatttgcatggcaaagcgggactttgcaattcattgcaattcatctgatcactcgtcataacattctggagtatatgcaaattgccatcatacaaactgaggcagcagaccttgtgaaaattaatatgtgtcattctcaaaacttttggccacgactgtataggctacagtagacttGAGTGGAGCAATAGGAGGGAAATGCAGCAATGTGGGGGGCAGTGCACTAATGGGCGGACATGGCATCTCTGGGTTCACTCAACAAATAGCAAGGGCATCAGCCTAGTAAGGGGAGCAATGCTTGAACAAATCGAATAATAACCTCTGAAGCTTGTTTGTGTTGACAACAATCCAGGTAGCAACTGAGACGGACACCGATGGGAACGGGAACTGGTTGGTCTAGTTATAAGTGGAACTCCTGTAGGCGATCCTGATGTAATTCTAGACGAGAACCAAGAGGGATATAGACTACAGTCATGTTGAGAGACCTTTTTGGGAAAAGAGGAACCATTCACTCAGTCCGAGTCTCTATTCACACCCATTCCTGGGCCAccttcataaagcatctcagaggaAGAGTGCTGATCCAGGATCAAGCTTGGCCTTTTAGATCATATGAATATTATATtgacagggggacctgatcctagatcagcagcgttatgaatacaggccctgatttACTCCACACCTAGCGATGACAAATGTACCGTGCTGTTGAGGGCGGACATTTCACTCCAGGAGTTTAGACCATTAACTCTGGTCCAATCATTTCGTTAATTAATTACTAGGACTGAGTCAATGGTGTTAAAAAGAACCCTGAACATATTTATCAACACCATAATGGACGCCACATGGCCATCGGTTAAGAGTGTTTTTACAAAACCCATGCCACATTACCGATCAATTTGGATGTTGAACCGAGTTTGGGTAATGAAGTGTTATTAATAACTGACAATGGAGACCTTGGATATTTTAGCTGAAACGATTTCAGGCTCATGTACTGTGTGACTCAACTGTTTATTATAAAAGGGCTACGTGTGATTCACCCATCCAGTTCATTACTTCACGCCTACACAGGTTATACTGGTACAATAGAAGATCCGCTGATGTCTCTATTTGGGCTGTTGTAATGGAATCTGAAATAGTGAGCTGTGTTTTGGGGAATGACAGTGCCTATTATTCAACCATGGCCATAAATAAATTCATCATTGGATCCAACGCAATATCTGCGTAGTCAgattattttgggaaaaaagtagATGAAGAAATACTCACACGCACGTTGTTCGAGAAACCTTTTTTTAATCTCAACAGCAAGTTAGCTTATGTGTGGTCAACATCAATGAAGGTAAATATAAAATTGGATTTTCTAAAGACAGGCATTTGTCAGCAGGAAGTGAAATTATGATACTGAAACACATCCACTCCTAATCTTAATTATTTTCTTTACATCTTCAACTATTACTTAGAAATATTGCTATAATACTTTTTTAAAATGGCATATACTGATGGACCAAAAAAAGCACTGTCAAGAAGCTAAAACCAAGAAGCTCCTAACTCCACATGGTGTGGTTGGACTGGGAAACGTCTGAGGGGACTTTGGTTTCGTACCTTTGTAAAAACCTGGGTCTACTTATTTCCGGAAAGGATAccccaaaataaaaacataacGGGAATTAAAACTATAAATAAAACGCTAAAATACTCTAATCTTCAACAAAACAAGTAAAAAAAGGCACACTGAACACTATTCACACTCAACACAATATTTGTTGCATCTTGAGAGCACTCAAGTCTCTAAACCCCAATTTTTTTTCCCCCAAAGCACAATGAACAACCAATAGTGTTATTCTCTGCTCTTTCTTTGATAGAACCAAATGTTTTGTGTCCATTTATTGGGATAACAGAGAGTGAATGGTTCCCTCGCTTTTGTTTTAGTCTCCCGGGGAAGCAGCAGACTAGGCTAAACACCATTctgactaccaccaccaccacctcgcTTTCGCTATATTTCCTTTTTTTATCTTGTAAAAGTGCTCCAGTAATTCAGCTTCCACAGACAATCCTGTAGTCTAGTCTATggtagtgtcccaaatggcagccctCAAAAGCAGTgtaactatgtagggaataggctgccattttgaGAAGCAGACTTTGCCTCGGACCTCGACCACTTCTGTTTTTCATCCTATTTCATGAAAAGTAGAGTTCTATGTCTTCATCAGAGACCTGTATGCTTCAAGTAGATTCAAAAGTGAAGTGTTCATTCTAAGCTTGCTGTGAGAGAGCCATTGTGAAACTTGACACAATTAATCCAGTGTTGTGTGACTAATGTTCCGTTCTTACATTTGTCTTTTCCTTCATctcattatatatattttttctacagCAACCTTTAGGTTAGAGAAACACATTCCTTCAGAAACCCAGTAGTTATTTAGGTATATTACACCACAGAATCATGATTAGACATTTTCTACCTCAACACGGTTAGGCCCACATCAGCTGCACATCCCAGAAGGTATAAGGACAAGATCTGGAGATAAAAACCCTCACCTAACACTAGTGCAGCAAACTGATTTGATGGGACTTAACTTATTCCTTTTAGCGGCTAGTGAAGGGCTTCCCAAACTGATGTGTGGTTCGTTGGATATAACTACCCCATTTATAAGGAACGTGAACATAAATCATGTTTCTCTTCATTAAATATAGATTAGAGTACTGTTTATGCATTTCTCTCTTCCCTTTTATCTGCTTCGATGGGATTGGTGGGGGGGATTATCTCCCGATTACGTCATCGCTGTCTACGCGGTGATGAGCTGTCACTGTGGATGTTGGCTGTGAGTCATCATACTGGAATTCTCCCGAGAAACGTCACATTAAAGTACGACTTTCTGGTGAGGAAGTTGCCCGTGCGGCTCCCTAGTCCCAGATGGATATATTGCTTCAATATTGCCACGATAAAATATTGACGAACACTGCACTTATCATGCGCGCATTAATTCATTACTTTGTCTCTTGTTCGTTTCCTGTTTTACTATGTCAAACACGCAATGTGTCTTTGAGAGTTCTTGTCCTATTTCAAtacaaaatagcatggttgtcGTTTGGATTGTGCTTTCGGTAAGCCAAGTTCCATTGTGCATGTCTTCCAAACGACCAAACTGTGCTAAGTCCAGCTCTTCTCGACGAGGCTGCTGCGGCTGCTGTCAGCTTTGAGGCAATTTGTGTTCCTGTGGAGCGATATCACTTCACACGTGACACCTCCCATCATGGCAACATCCATCCACAtatacccagccagccagccatgctgGCACGCCCTTATCGCCCAGGCAACCACCAGGCCTGGGTCCTAGCATAGGGCTGATGGGAACAGAGGAGTGGGAAGAAGGGAGATGGGGATGATTTTGGTAGAAAGGTTCTGAGGTCGGTTCACCACAACAAAAATAGTATTCAttgatacaaaaaaaaaaaaaaacactttcccATGTACCTTgacccccatctcctctccatcaTATCTACGACATAATGCTGTGTAGGTTTTCAACTGTCGGTAATACCGCTTTCTCCCCACAGTTCCACCGGCTTCAGTTCACCAGTACGAAGCCGTGCTGCGAGTCTACAGTCTCCATCATCTCGCTGTCCAGAAAGGAGTCCTGGAGTTCGGCGGGGAGTGCCAGCCCCTCGTACCCGGCCACAGGTGCCTCTCCTGGGCCAGGCGGGTGTGGCTGCCCGGGCTCCAGGGGGAACTCGTATTGTTCTGGATAAAGTGCTTCTTGAGGGGAGTGAAACTGTCCCTGCTGGTCACACAGCTGGTAGCTGTAGCCCAGGGCCTCGGGGGGGTGATTCTGCAGCTGGCCGGCCAGGCCGGGGGGCATGAGTACTGGGCTGAGGTGGGAGTGAGGGTGGGGGTAGTGGTGGGCCAGGTATGTGTCGTAGACCAGGTTGTTGCTGGGCTCCATGAGGGGGCTGAGGGCCTGGGTGTAGGGAGGGGAGGACTGGGAGCTGCCCTGCTGCTTGTGGGCCCCACCCATTGCCCCCAGCTGCTGTGGAGGGGCCCCTGGGTCCCCTGGATAGGAACCCTCTACTATCTGCATCTGGTTGAAGTAGGTTTGGAGGTGTGTCTGCTTCTGGAGGTACATCCTCTTCTGGTGCAACCTGAAGATAAAGCGATATAGGTTATAGAGACAACCAGGAAAACAAGAAGTCGGTGGGATCTGTTTGATAGCTAATAATGTACCTATGCTCCTGCAGCTGTTGCTCTAGACTCCGAGGAttctccttacagaagagctggcAGCTAGCAGGACTCACATTAGCCATGACACTAGCTTTCTgtaacggagagagagggacatatgAGGGATTCAATAACTATCTTACCAGTCTCAAAATGTGCCATCCATAATCATTGATAGGTATAAAATGACAGTGAAATTGAGAAAATCTTACAGTGATGCAGACAAACTAACATTTTATTAGTCATTGTTTAATTGTAATTGATTACTCCTTTAATAAATATTTGAGATACATACAGTATAAGACAGATTGAATGGTGTAGTACCTGTAGTCTGTGTGTGAGATATTGCGTCTCGAGACTTTGTCTTCGGGACAGTAGAGGTTGGGCACCACCCTGGTATAAAGCCAAGTTATCCTCGTGCTTGGATGCCTCTCCCTGAAACGCATAATACACACAGAAGAGTTCAGAGGAGGTTACACTCACAATCTCACTGGGTTACAGACGAAAAGCAGATCAAATTGTTGGCGACCAAATTTACccggagggggaaaaaaacaatccCGTTGTAAAAGATTGCTTTTTATTCAgtcaatggaaatacatttgaccgTCATGCTTATCGGTCTTTAGGTTAATTTGCTACATTTAGGGGAATTCATTTGGGAGTGTGCATTTTCGTTAGTCGCAATTTATCACACGAGCACAGCATACACAGCCTATTTTGAGCGGAATATCACTTGTCAGACAGCACTAGACCTGCTGCTGCGGTTCCTCAAGCACGTTGCTGCTGGAGTGAAGCATGCTTTTATAAGCCCAGTCATTGCACAATAATTCTATATGCAATCGCATGTTAAAAACAGTTTTGATCGCCATGATTAAAAAAGAGCTACTATTTTTATTAttcaactggtaattgaagcaCGCCTTCCAATTCGCCATTCAAGTGCATAGGCAACGGTAGGCAGGCTATCAGCACATCACCCACCACTTTGCAACGTAAAGCTGGatgcagtatgcattttgaaaacatatacagtgccttgcgaaagaattcggcccccttgaactttgcgaccttttgccacatttcaggcttcaaacataaagatataaaaaacacacactcacacagctccACTGAGTAATGAAGTCATTGCCACTCTTGTATACAGGGCCAgtgtgttgctgttgttgttttaaTGTTGTTGCTGACTGTGTATAGTGATTGTGTGGGAAACAACTATAGGGACCTTGTGGACAGACAGGCATGCTGCCAATAAGCCCTTTCGACCACTagggctttgtcccaaatggcacctattcccAATCCCTATTAGTGCACTATTTTCgcccagagccctggtcaaaagcagagcACCAAATggctagggtgccatttgagtcaCAGACTAAGCCTCTGTGTATATACCAccacaaccaaccaaccaaccacacacacaggccttgTGTTGACACGCAGCAACCACAGGACGCACTGTTCTAGGGCAAGGGAGATGGATGTACCGATTCACAGATGGATCgtgccctctctctgtccgtcttaGCGGCCATTCAATTGACTCATTGTTGTTGCCCGTTTACAAGCGGCAGCCGGTACATTCTACTTCCCAGATTTGGCGATTCAGtttcagtcagtcacacagttACTTCTAAGATAACTCGATTGCCTTTCTCTCTCACAGGCACAACACTTTCCCTCTaacctcactctccctctttctctcgctccctgaGCGAGTGAAGGCCCAGTGGGCACCAGTCATTGCTATGGGCAGCAGTATTACCTCAACAATGGCTGTATTCACTCTGTGCAGCTCCAGGGGCTGACTGACAGTCAACAAGGAGACAATTGGCCTCTTCGTCCGGACGGATCATTATATAACCAGCCTGGTCTGTGATTCACCGGCTGGCTGGCTAACTAATCACTGGTGAGGTCAGGAGTGGTGCTGCTGGGTGGGATCTCACTCTCGGTCACTGTGGAGCCAGTACTGACCTGCAGCTTGGGGTCCAGCAGGTTCTGCAGGTTTGCATGGGGCCCCAGGGTCCTCATGGAGGATGGGTCCTCCCCAGAGCCCATCTGCTCATACATCTGTTTGTTCAGCTCTAGGATGCCTTTGGTCCGCGCCAGGTTCTGGAGATGCTGCCGGAACGCAACCAGACCTGACAACAGAGAGTTGGGATTATAGCATCCAAACTAATTGTTATAACCTGGTTCCCTTGCATCTCCGACTGAAATGACATGGCCATCACTTCTAGCCCTACCTTCACCGCCTGCAGGGAGAGAGTATGTAcgtcatgagtgtgtgtgtgggtgggtgggtggtaacagtgtgtgtgtaatggtgatTGTAATAAAAATCCATCTCCGGCTCCTAAAAGGCTGGCTGACTGTTCATGATGGCGTGAACCATGGGACCTGACTCATCCTAATAATACGGCTATATAAAGATTTGAGAAGCTTCTCCACATCTCCTCCTTGCAGCAGCACGCAGAACCCAGCCGCTTCAAACAGCCATTACAAAGAAGTGGGGCTCCGGTGACTCTTAGCTCCTGCTGTGCGTGTGTGCAGACTGAAGAGGCAGCTGGGGGgaggggaaacacacacacacacacctcctgtaTATACATTAAGCGCTATTAATTAAGTTACTTTACAGGGTGCTTTTTCTGCTGCTACGGAATTAAACATTAAAAACAGAGCTATGTGGGCCAAACCTTCAAAGCGCAGTCTGATTCACAAAATgaatcatcagagagagagagagagagagagagagagagagagaaaagcgaaAGACAGAGTGGGTGGGTGAAAGAGAAGAAAATAAAAGAGAATGAGAGCCAATTTCAGCTTGAAAATGTATGCGTACAGGGGTGTGAATGAGCTGCGGTTCACAGGGGTGTCGTGTCGTCTGTGCAATGATTAGAGACCGAGACCTTGATGATGGCGTCTCTCAGGGGCCTCATGTTCAGGGGTTGAGGGAGGACAAGATGCTCAGATGGAGACCTGAAGTCAATTGTATTTTTCATTTAGCAAATGACACCCCTATTCCCTGGtgtatatagtgctctactttggagCAAAGTCACACCGGGTGTCTTATGAGACGGAGGCTgacgacagagagaaagatggagaaagaCGGAGTGAAAGAAACAGGAAGACGGAGAAGGAGATGAGTAAAGATCGAGAGACAACCAGTGGATCTCACCTTGTGTGAGGGAGGTGTCGGAAGCGCGGCGGCCCTCCCTGAAGCTGATGGGCGAGCGATTGTGGGCCTCCCTCCTTTGGGAGCTCAGGCCCTGCATGGTGGGGTTGGGGGGCCGCTGGCTCATGAAGGGGCCCTGGGTCATGTGGGGCCCCGAACTGTGGGTGTTGGCCAGGACCACCTCGCTGAGAGACGGAGCGTCCTCCAGCAGACCCAGGTCACTGTGCAAGGAGCCCATGTCGTAGCCCATGTCAGAGTCCACGCTGCCCAGGGACGGGTTGTGGCCCATGGTGAACAGTTTACCTGTTGGTTCACAGCAATACAGGGTTCAGGGTACAGGGTTCATTGACAGTACTACCGGTGTATTGGATATTGCTCTAATTAGGGCCACAGGTTTTTCCAGGTAGGCCTGGCACAATTATCATATAAACGTGTAACCGACACTATGGACAATAACCGTGAACAAAAAAGAAATGTTGTTGTCAAAATCGTTTTTCATACAGTCATGTTATGATAAGAGGGGATTCAACTTTACATTCAAGTAGATATAGTTTACCCAATAGGATGAATTTGatgattataatttttttttacatgaagtGGGTAAAGTTAGCAATCATTTTACGAGCAGAACGACATGGTTGGGTGGAGACCCTTCATTTCGAAAAGCTCAAAAGCAGTCAAAACCAATAGTTAGAGACAAGGGTGTCACTGAAGCTGTCttgtattcattaggtatgtgatagctacattttcaaatgtattaagatGCATTACaagctaaaaaaatatatatatataataattctGAATATAACAGTGACCATTTGCATGACAATTAATCGTTACCCCAAATTCCATAATCGCCACAGCCGGGTAAGGTCGCTGGAAAGATTCCTGAGAGGTATGCTACAAAGCAAGACCAATGACTTAGCCAGTTAACTTACCAGAATATTCTGAAATAACTATTTATTTTTTAAGAAGATAAGCATGAAATGGGCATGGTCTAATTGCCTCAATAACCAAAACACACTAAGTTTAGCTTTCTTAAATTAACCAGAAAATCAAGTTATTTCAGTTATTAACCtgttgatcctgctttgtagtgtACCCCTCTAGCCTCAGCTAgatacaataaataaataaaaccagtCCATCCACGCATtcatttatccattcatccacctATGAACAAATGGGGTGCCTTTAAAATAACAATTTGCACTGGAAGCGCACATTTTCACCATTCACATACGCAATACTTTCTGGCTTAGCAGATCAACAACCCATCGTATGAACACAGGCCTATGTCCCCTATCTAGCCAATGACCTATATGATTCTCTAACGTCCCAAAGCCGTGGTCCAGTTCTGACCTTGGTTGATGACGGGGCCCAGCTGGTTAGTGACCTCGGACAGGGTGTGTCGGCGCTGGCCGAAGCGGGCCGTCTGGAAGGCGGAGAAGAGGTGGGCGGGGTCGTCTTCGGTGTCGGGCTCCTCCGTCTCTATGCCCTCGTCGATGGACGtctccatcatgttactgggtGACGACGCGCTGGACTTGCGCAGCACTGTGGGGGGCAGGGGGTCCAGCATGCAGCCATTCACCTAAAGGCAAAGACcgggagaagcacagtgagttgttTGCTGGAGCAATCCATTTACGAAATGTATTTCACAGGGACAGTGGACATTAATTCCCTTTCCACATCAATGCTCAAGTGCCAGCTGTTTGCAAAAGAGCTAATTTTCATCCCATAGTCCTTGGGAACTCGCTATAGAGTTCAAACTGGGTTACCAACACAGACTCTCAGGGCATTCTCTCTGGGGAGCTAACGTGAGTTTCCAGCACCCAGGCAAGGTCTCACCTAAACACTTCCATTACACTTTGCTCTCCCCATTTATCTTCATGCCTATGGGGCAGCATGAGACTATGACGTGAATGGGACCTCctcggtctcacacacacacacggtaaatGGCTCCTCTATTAATTCATGACCAGGCAGCTTTCCCCTAATGTGCACATCCAGAGGGCTCTCTCCACTTGTGTTATTGGAGTGGACAGCTCTGCACCTACAATCCTGCAAGGCTTGGGGACTGGATGAGTAAACCAAATGTGTCTGCCATTTCTTTCTACCCCCCCACCGTTGCTCAGACACTgtaagaggggagaggggaggaagtcTGGTATGCATGTACAGGAAGTATGCTTTGGCCGAAAGTGCAGCAAGAGACTCTTCCACAGAGACAGACGCAATCAGGCTCGCTCGTCACACACGCCTCTCGCTCAGTGTCTCTCTCGCACACAAATGTCTCCCTCTGACACAAATCTCTCAcgcactcgcacgcacacactcgTCTGCCTCTCTGACACACCCCCCCGCTGACACGGATCATCTGGATGAGTTGCCGGGGTAACCAGAACCCCGGGCTCCTCCAGTCAGAGCCGCTTCGTACAATTCCTGAACCCAGTCCCCTGAAGCGTGCTAGGCCAGGAATGCTGCCTGTTTCTCAACACACTGGGGACGGAGAGGGGCTGGCTGCATGAACCCAGGCCACACCAGCCTATTACTGCACTAGTGCCTAATGTGCATCCAAaaggggcggcaggcagcctagtggttagagcgttggactagtaaccgaaaaggttgcaagatcgaatccccgagctgacaaagtaaaaatctgtcgttctgccccctgaacaaggcagttaacccactgttcctaggccgtcattgaaaataacaatttgttcttaactgacttgcctagttaaataaaggtggggaaAAAAGGCACACTATACCCTTATTAGTGCACTAGtttgaccaaaagtagtgcactaaaataggtaacagggtgccatttgggattgatTCCTAGTCCCTACAGTGCTTAGAGCCAGCAGGGGCTCAAAGagtgagggagggcagagggaacGGCCTCAACAAGCAGCATCCTGGTCATGTGTTCTGCTGGTGCTCCTGCTGCTGGTGCTCCTgctgcagagatcaggctagttCCTTGTTTTTGAGGGGCCACGCCGTGTTCCCTCACCAAGATAACACTTGAGCGTTATTTTGATTTAATCTCTCGCAAGCCTGCTGGTTACACAGCATTTTTTAATGAgggttaatatatattttttaagtataGTTCCTAAGTTAAGAAAAAAATTGGTTGTAAAAGTGATAAATAATGGTCAGAATAAAACTAAGGCAGCTGTTCAACACACAGCAGAAAGCAGGGGAATGGTAGATTGCTCAACGTAGAGTGCTGACGTCAGGAGCGAAGTCGAATGCTAAAGCCTGGCCAGGCTGGAAGAAAAGGTCACAGTCTGGCACAGATAAAG from Oncorhynchus kisutch isolate 150728-3 linkage group LG15, Okis_V2, whole genome shotgun sequence encodes:
- the sik2b gene encoding serine/threonine-protein kinase SIK2, producing MVMADNHQKPMVRGPVRVGFYDIERTLGKGNFAVVKLARHRITKTEVAIKIIDKSQLDAVNLEKIYREVQIMKMLDHPHIIKLYQVMETKNMLYLVTEYAKNGEIFDYLAKHGRLSELEARRKFWQILSAVEYCHNRNIVHRDLKAENLLLDGHMNIKIADFGFGNFFQPGEPLATWCGSPPYAAPEVFEGQQYEGPQLDIWSMGVVLYVLVCGALPFDGPTLPVLRQRVLEGRFRIPYFMTEDCEHLIRRMLVLDPSKRLSVAQIKEHKWMALDVPVQRPMLYQQESDLGVGEYSEQVLRLMHSLGIDQHKTIESLQNKSYNHFAAIYYLLVERLKSHRCSFPVEQRLDVHQRRPSTSAEQTVVKPSGGSPQVGLLPQGVRGLLRSPALPQASAEAFNFPQSPLLPEHSFMVEDVATPKVNGCMLDPLPPTVLRKSSASSPSNMMETSIDEGIETEEPDTEDDPAHLFSAFQTARFGQRRHTLSEVTNQLGPVINQGKLFTMGHNPSLGSVDSDMGYDMGSLHSDLGLLEDAPSLSEVVLANTHSSGPHMTQGPFMSQRPPNPTMQGLSSQRREAHNRSPISFREGRRASDTSLTQGLVAFRQHLQNLARTKGILELNKQMYEQMGSGEDPSSMRTLGPHANLQNLLDPKLQGEASKHEDNLALYQGGAQPLLSRRQSLETQYLTHRLQKASVMANVSPASCQLFCKENPRSLEQQLQEHRLHQKRMYLQKQTHLQTYFNQMQIVEGSYPGDPGAPPQQLGAMGGAHKQQGSSQSSPPYTQALSPLMEPSNNLVYDTYLAHHYPHPHSHLSPVLMPPGLAGQLQNHPPEALGYSYQLCDQQGQFHSPQEALYPEQYEFPLEPGQPHPPGPGEAPVAGYEGLALPAELQDSFLDSEMMETVDSQHGFVLVN